A part of Larkinella insperata genomic DNA contains:
- a CDS encoding VF530 family protein: protein MNTPQPNNPLHGKTLENILTELVDRYGWEKLGQRIPIRCFTYDPSIKSSLTFLRKTPWARQKVEELYLRTIAK from the coding sequence ATGAACACACCCCAGCCCAATAACCCGCTGCACGGGAAAACCCTGGAGAACATCCTGACGGAACTGGTGGACCGATACGGATGGGAAAAGCTCGGGCAACGCATTCCTATCCGCTGTTTTACCTACGATCCGAGCATCAAGTCGAGCCTGACGTTCCTGCGAAAAACGCCCTGGGCACGTCAGAAAGTGGAAGAACTGTACCTACGAACCATCGCAAAATAA
- a CDS encoding ThuA domain-containing protein: MLYFIKNKFLLNFFTLFLLAFSSQSQHRAGHFNVIAFYTGKNDKAHISYVHEANRWFPKMADQHNFTYDSTSDWSKLNAAFLKNYQVVIFLDTRPEASEQRDAFQHYMEHGGAWMGFHFAAFALTPSAYPQNWDWYHNQFLGAGSYKSNTWRPTSAILRVEDRSHPATKHLPVTFKSSPNEWYRWTYDLKANPDIKILLSIDSTSFPLGTGPKLHEIWHSGYYPVVWTNKKYRMLYINMGHNDIDYDNKTNKELSFTFDNETQNKLILEGLLWLGRGKN; the protein is encoded by the coding sequence ATGCTTTACTTTATTAAAAATAAATTCCTTCTCAACTTTTTCACCCTCTTTCTACTGGCTTTCAGTAGCCAGTCCCAACATCGAGCGGGTCATTTTAACGTAATTGCGTTTTATACGGGAAAGAACGACAAAGCCCACATCAGTTACGTTCACGAAGCGAACCGGTGGTTTCCAAAAATGGCCGACCAGCATAACTTCACGTACGATTCTACTTCCGACTGGAGCAAGCTCAACGCTGCGTTTCTTAAAAACTATCAGGTAGTTATCTTTCTGGATACCCGGCCCGAAGCCTCCGAACAACGGGATGCTTTTCAGCACTATATGGAGCATGGAGGGGCCTGGATGGGCTTCCACTTTGCGGCTTTTGCGCTGACACCATCCGCCTATCCGCAGAATTGGGACTGGTATCACAACCAGTTTTTGGGAGCTGGCTCCTATAAAAGCAACACCTGGCGACCTACATCCGCCATTCTTCGGGTAGAAGACCGTTCGCATCCCGCGACAAAGCACCTGCCCGTTACATTTAAATCATCACCCAATGAATGGTACCGCTGGACGTACGATCTGAAGGCGAATCCGGATATAAAAATTCTTTTATCTATCGATTCGACCAGCTTTCCGCTCGGAACCGGGCCGAAGCTACACGAGATCTGGCACAGCGGTTATTATCCAGTTGTCTGGACCAATAAAAAGTACCGGATGCTCTATATCAACATGGGTCATAACGATATAGATTACGACAATAAAACAAACAAAGAATTATCGTTTACCTTCGATAACGAAACGCAGAATAAGCTTATCCTGGAAGGACTTTTGTGGCTGGGCCGCGGAAAAAACTAG
- a CDS encoding B12-binding domain-containing radical SAM protein, translating into MEPTILFITPPFTQLNTPYPATAYLKGFLNTKGFRSYQADLGIDVILELFSRKGLRELFAELDASDAELTENSFRIFSLRDEYSSTIDPVIRFLQNKNPTLAHSICDRSYLPEAGRFAELDDLEWAFGTMGIHDKARHLATLYLEDLGDLITEAVDPHFGFSRYAERLGRSATHFDELHAALLVPDTRISRILTRQLEQRIQQWKPSVVCLTVPFPGNLYGALKCGQYLKKHHPDVAIIMGGGYANTELRSLKEPRVFDYVDYICLDDGEAPLLSLLDFLAGKRGRDGLKRVYSRIEGVVTYHNQNRERDIAQRDTGTPDYRDLRLDEYLSVIELVNPMHRLWSDGRWNKLTLAHGCYWGKCSFCDISLDYIKRYEPLTAALLCDRIEEIIEQTGQNGFHFVDEAAPPALMRDLALEIIRRKLTVTWWTNIRFEKNFTPDLCQLLKASGCIAVSGGLEVASDRLLERMKKGVTVAQVARVADGFTQAGIMVHAYLMYGFPTQTAQETIDSLEMVRQLFETGVVQSGFWHRFAMTAHSPVGMHPAGFDVMRIGPETGLFADNDLDHDDPLGCDHGQFSEGLRKSLFNYMHGVGFEFPLKSWFNFRTPPTSIPPNYIEKSIRQTSEADFRPNAVAIWLGSRPTVSVLEVRKGKKVSEVAELVFYSKKSEWALETSLPVGEWLENVMPKLIIGRHEPYSLGSFKEDFEAAGLGSFGTFMQSATWHSLRQNGLLIV; encoded by the coding sequence TTGGAACCAACGATTCTTTTTATTACTCCGCCTTTCACGCAGCTCAACACGCCGTATCCGGCCACGGCTTACCTGAAAGGGTTCCTCAATACGAAGGGATTCCGCTCGTACCAGGCCGACCTGGGCATTGACGTGATTCTGGAGCTGTTTTCCCGGAAGGGGCTGCGCGAGCTGTTTGCCGAACTCGACGCTTCCGATGCTGAATTGACCGAAAACAGTTTCCGGATTTTCTCGCTCCGTGACGAGTATAGCAGCACCATCGACCCGGTCATCCGGTTTCTCCAAAACAAGAACCCGACACTGGCCCACAGCATTTGCGACCGTTCGTATCTGCCCGAAGCCGGTCGTTTTGCCGAACTCGACGACCTGGAGTGGGCATTCGGCACGATGGGCATCCACGATAAAGCCCGGCACCTGGCCACGCTGTACCTCGAAGACCTGGGCGACCTGATCACCGAAGCCGTCGATCCGCATTTTGGATTCAGCCGTTACGCCGAACGGCTGGGGCGCTCGGCCACGCACTTCGACGAGCTGCACGCGGCTCTGCTGGTCCCCGACACCCGAATTTCGCGGATTTTGACCCGCCAGCTTGAACAACGGATTCAGCAGTGGAAACCGTCGGTCGTGTGCCTGACGGTGCCCTTCCCGGGCAACCTGTACGGGGCGCTCAAGTGCGGGCAATACCTGAAAAAACACCATCCGGACGTGGCCATCATCATGGGCGGAGGTTACGCCAATACGGAGCTGCGTTCCCTGAAAGAACCCCGGGTGTTTGACTACGTCGATTACATTTGCCTCGACGACGGCGAAGCGCCTTTGCTGTCGCTGCTGGATTTTTTAGCCGGAAAGCGCGGGCGCGATGGCCTCAAACGGGTTTATTCCCGTATTGAAGGTGTGGTGACGTACCATAACCAGAACCGCGAGCGCGATATTGCCCAACGCGATACCGGCACGCCCGACTACCGCGATCTGCGGCTGGACGAGTATTTGTCGGTAATTGAGCTGGTCAATCCGATGCACCGGCTTTGGAGCGACGGCCGCTGGAACAAGCTGACCCTGGCGCACGGCTGCTATTGGGGGAAATGCTCGTTTTGCGATATTTCGCTGGATTACATCAAGCGTTACGAACCGCTGACGGCGGCTCTGCTCTGCGACCGCATCGAGGAAATCATTGAGCAGACCGGCCAGAACGGTTTCCATTTCGTGGACGAAGCGGCCCCGCCCGCCCTGATGCGCGATCTGGCGCTGGAAATCATCCGGCGGAAGCTGACGGTGACCTGGTGGACCAACATCCGGTTTGAGAAAAACTTTACGCCCGACCTCTGCCAGTTGTTGAAGGCATCGGGTTGCATTGCGGTGTCGGGCGGTCTGGAGGTGGCATCGGACCGGCTGCTCGAGCGCATGAAAAAAGGAGTGACCGTGGCGCAGGTGGCCCGCGTGGCCGACGGATTTACGCAGGCCGGTATCATGGTTCATGCCTACCTGATGTACGGTTTTCCGACCCAGACGGCCCAGGAAACGATTGATTCGCTGGAAATGGTGCGGCAACTGTTTGAAACCGGGGTGGTGCAGTCGGGTTTCTGGCACCGGTTTGCCATGACCGCCCACAGCCCCGTAGGAATGCATCCGGCGGGTTTTGATGTCATGCGCATTGGTCCCGAAACGGGCTTGTTTGCCGACAATGACCTGGATCACGACGATCCGCTGGGCTGCGATCACGGGCAGTTTTCGGAAGGCTTGCGCAAGTCGCTGTTTAATTACATGCACGGGGTGGGGTTTGAGTTTCCGCTCAAAAGCTGGTTTAATTTCCGGACGCCCCCGACGAGCATTCCACCGAACTACATCGAGAAAAGCATCCGCCAAACATCGGAGGCTGACTTTCGACCCAACGCCGTTGCGATCTGGCTGGGAAGCCGGCCGACGGTTTCGGTGCTGGAAGTGAGGAAGGGTAAAAAAGTTAGTGAGGTAGCCGAGCTGGTTTTTTATTCGAAAAAAAGCGAATGGGCGCTGGAAACCAGTTTGCCGGTGGGGGAGTGGCTGGAAAACGTAATGCCGAAACTGATCATCGGCAGGCACGAACCGTACTCCCTCGGCAGCTTCAAAGAGGACTTCGAAGCCGCCGGTTTGGGGAGTTTCGGAACGTTTATGCAGTCGGCAACCTGGCACAGTTTGCGGCAGAACGGGCTGCTGATCGTCTAA
- a CDS encoding glycosylase — translation MKKALLTLLSIPFFFAGTGSGKNDSDPEFPAELTQFKPYAGNPVFAGTGAATWDQRIRERGYILKEGKEWFMWYTGYQKGEDNTKYLGYATSTDGLTWKRYEHNPIHKAHWVEDVSVLKVGKTYYMFAEGKDDIAHLLTSTDRVNWQEQGPIVIHYTNGKPLSQGPYGTPAIWKEGATWYLFYERNDAAVWLATSKDLKTWTNVQDEPVLKCGPETYDQFAVATNQIIRHKGRYYMYYHASAFKDWREWSTNIAVSNDLIHWKKYENNPILGNNTSSGVVVPDGGQYRLYTMHPEVKVFLPAGQPAH, via the coding sequence ATGAAAAAAGCCCTCCTAACCCTCTTGAGTATCCCCTTTTTTTTCGCCGGAACAGGCTCCGGGAAAAACGATTCTGATCCGGAGTTTCCGGCGGAACTCACCCAGTTCAAACCGTACGCAGGCAACCCGGTTTTTGCGGGAACCGGAGCCGCCACCTGGGACCAGCGCATTCGGGAGCGGGGCTATATTCTGAAGGAAGGGAAAGAGTGGTTTATGTGGTATACGGGGTATCAGAAGGGCGAGGACAACACCAAATACCTCGGATACGCCACCTCAACGGACGGCTTAACCTGGAAACGGTACGAACACAACCCGATTCACAAAGCGCACTGGGTGGAGGATGTATCGGTGCTGAAGGTCGGCAAAACGTACTACATGTTTGCGGAAGGCAAAGACGATATCGCCCACCTGCTCACCTCGACCGACCGCGTCAACTGGCAGGAGCAGGGGCCAATTGTCATTCACTACACCAACGGCAAACCGCTTAGCCAGGGACCGTACGGCACCCCGGCGATCTGGAAAGAAGGCGCAACCTGGTACCTGTTTTACGAACGGAACGATGCCGCCGTCTGGCTGGCAACGTCAAAAGACCTCAAAACCTGGACAAACGTGCAGGATGAACCCGTGCTGAAATGCGGTCCGGAAACGTACGACCAGTTTGCCGTTGCCACCAACCAGATCATCCGGCACAAGGGGCGGTATTATATGTATTACCACGCATCGGCATTCAAGGACTGGCGGGAATGGTCGACCAACATTGCGGTTTCCAACGACCTGATTCACTGGAAGAAGTACGAAAACAACCCCATCCTGGGCAATAATACGTCGAGCGGAGTTGTGGTGCCGGACGGCGGCCAATACCGTCTCTACACCATGCACCCGGAGGTGAAGGTGTTTCTGCCGGCGGGGCAGCCGGCCCACTGA
- a CDS encoding PAS domain-containing protein, with amino-acid sequence MSFLDRAVPVFLSGGGEVGKLMRAYDWSSTPLGPPEQWPQSLKTAVSIVLRSSYPMFIWWGPELITVYNDAYVPLMGNKHPAFLGKPANELWSEIWESSLLPMKNQVFDQQESIYGQDLMLLLERKAFPEEGYFNFSYSPIIDENGQVGGLFCACHEETARVLQQRRLQTINELNSGLLLENTVQMAGQVAVDLLGKNFKDIPFAAFYLLDSTGEKAHLINQSGIVPGDQPFEKTVPLAHDTAGNFWQLHTVTETRQPLVVEGVAKRITGLVQSLTNRLPDRAYVLPVQKTGPDKPVGILIVGLSPHRDFDDAYRNFLDLAGVQIGTAIGTLDAYESELKRAIEVAEIDRKAQLQVAQSRQQAEEHVRSIIEQAPVGIAVLQGEQFVFEAANATYLLLVDKSQQEVVGKPILEALPELQNQGIFELLKHVVETNEAFSGNEFPVTLHRFGKEEIVYFNFVYQPLREADQSVSGIIVIATEVTSLVKSRHAIEESERQFRNLVIKSPISMAIFRGPEHIIEVANETLLKTIWKRELSEVQGKKLLTIFPELNDQQYPKLLASVLQTGIAYSEKEALAYVNSKEGMNTFYLDVEYSPLFETDGSVSGIMVTISNVTEKVTARILINEAEQRSRLAIEAAEMGTYDWNLATQVFIHNERLSTIFGLAPGQPHPQKEFSGVIHPDDKSIRATAHEAMLITGRLLYEARLLWPDESVHWIRVVGKMIFDANQKPARLLGTALDITQQVEARKNLEDTAEELEKRVAERTLELQNTNRELMRTNHELEQFAYIASHDLQEPLRKIQTFTELLQDSTMDREKTTILLQKVNSSAQRMSTLIRDVLNYSRLSRTDEQFVETDLGQIIENIKTDFELLIEQKGALIIYPELPVIKAIPLQLNQLFSNLIGNSLKFSERAPIIQLFSEILPPESAKMHPELNPDRTYLKVVFKDNGIGFEQQYAAQIFTIFHRLNGQKSYSGTGIGLALCKKIVENHKGHIYAQSAPGQGASFTIYLPV; translated from the coding sequence ATGAGTTTCCTGGATCGAGCAGTACCTGTCTTTCTTTCCGGTGGCGGTGAAGTCGGCAAATTGATGCGGGCCTACGACTGGTCATCGACCCCGCTTGGTCCGCCCGAGCAATGGCCCCAAAGTTTAAAAACCGCCGTCAGCATCGTGCTTCGGTCCAGCTATCCCATGTTTATCTGGTGGGGTCCGGAGTTGATTACCGTCTACAACGACGCCTACGTACCGCTGATGGGCAACAAACACCCGGCGTTTCTGGGCAAACCGGCCAACGAGCTCTGGTCTGAAATCTGGGAGAGCAGTTTGTTACCCATGAAGAATCAGGTTTTTGATCAGCAGGAATCGATTTACGGCCAGGATTTGATGCTGCTGCTGGAACGCAAAGCATTTCCGGAAGAAGGCTATTTCAATTTTTCGTACAGCCCGATTATCGACGAAAATGGTCAGGTCGGCGGCTTGTTCTGCGCCTGTCACGAAGAAACCGCCCGGGTTTTGCAGCAACGGCGTTTGCAAACGATCAACGAACTCAACAGTGGTTTACTGCTTGAAAATACGGTTCAGATGGCGGGTCAGGTAGCTGTCGATCTTCTGGGTAAAAACTTTAAAGATATCCCTTTTGCGGCTTTTTATCTGCTTGATTCCACGGGGGAAAAAGCCCATTTGATCAACCAGTCGGGCATTGTGCCGGGCGATCAGCCGTTTGAAAAAACCGTTCCGTTGGCCCACGACACCGCCGGAAATTTCTGGCAACTGCACACCGTTACCGAAACCCGGCAGCCGCTGGTCGTGGAAGGCGTGGCAAAACGGATTACGGGTTTAGTTCAATCGCTGACCAACCGGCTGCCCGACCGGGCGTATGTTCTGCCGGTCCAGAAAACCGGACCGGATAAACCCGTGGGAATCTTGATCGTCGGCCTGAGTCCGCACCGGGACTTTGACGACGCCTACCGCAATTTTCTGGACCTGGCCGGTGTTCAGATTGGCACTGCGATTGGCACCCTTGACGCCTACGAATCCGAGCTCAAACGGGCCATCGAGGTGGCAGAGATTGACCGGAAGGCCCAGCTTCAGGTTGCCCAAAGCCGGCAGCAGGCCGAAGAGCACGTTCGCAGCATCATCGAACAGGCTCCCGTCGGTATTGCCGTTTTGCAGGGGGAGCAGTTTGTTTTCGAAGCCGCCAACGCAACTTACCTGTTGTTGGTTGATAAAAGTCAGCAGGAGGTAGTTGGGAAGCCCATTCTGGAGGCTTTGCCGGAGTTACAGAATCAGGGTATTTTTGAGCTCCTGAAGCATGTCGTGGAAACCAACGAAGCTTTTTCCGGCAATGAATTTCCGGTTACCCTCCACCGGTTCGGCAAAGAAGAGATTGTTTATTTCAATTTTGTTTACCAGCCGCTTCGGGAAGCCGATCAATCAGTCAGCGGCATTATCGTGATCGCCACCGAAGTCACTTCCCTGGTAAAATCCCGACACGCTATTGAGGAAAGCGAACGTCAGTTCCGAAATCTGGTTATTAAGTCGCCCATTTCAATGGCTATTTTCCGGGGGCCGGAGCACATCATTGAAGTTGCCAATGAGACGCTGCTTAAAACAATCTGGAAGCGCGAATTATCTGAAGTACAGGGCAAAAAGCTGCTGACCATTTTTCCGGAACTGAACGATCAGCAATACCCCAAACTGCTGGCTTCTGTTCTGCAGACAGGTATTGCCTACAGCGAAAAAGAGGCACTGGCCTACGTCAACTCGAAGGAGGGTATGAACACGTTTTACCTGGATGTTGAGTACTCGCCCTTGTTTGAAACCGACGGCAGCGTGTCCGGGATCATGGTTACGATCAGTAATGTTACCGAAAAAGTAACGGCCCGAATTCTAATCAACGAAGCCGAGCAGCGGTCGCGGCTGGCCATTGAAGCCGCCGAAATGGGAACGTACGACTGGAATCTGGCCACGCAGGTGTTTATTCACAACGAACGGCTGTCCACTATTTTCGGGCTGGCTCCCGGCCAGCCGCACCCGCAAAAAGAGTTTAGCGGTGTTATCCATCCCGACGATAAATCCATTCGAGCCACGGCCCACGAAGCCATGCTGATCACGGGCCGCCTGCTGTACGAAGCCCGGCTGCTCTGGCCCGACGAGTCGGTTCATTGGATTCGGGTGGTGGGTAAGATGATCTTCGATGCCAATCAGAAACCAGCGCGGTTACTGGGCACGGCCCTTGACATTACCCAGCAGGTGGAAGCCCGAAAGAATCTGGAGGACACCGCTGAGGAACTGGAAAAACGGGTTGCCGAACGGACCCTGGAACTTCAGAACACCAACCGGGAGCTGATGCGCACCAACCACGAGCTGGAGCAGTTCGCGTACATCGCCAGCCATGATTTACAGGAGCCACTTCGCAAGATTCAGACCTTTACCGAATTGCTCCAGGACAGTACGATGGATAGAGAAAAAACAACCATTCTGCTGCAGAAGGTTAATTCATCGGCCCAGCGGATGTCGACGTTAATCCGGGATGTGCTGAATTATTCGCGCCTATCCCGAACCGACGAACAATTCGTTGAAACGGATTTAGGTCAGATTATCGAAAACATTAAAACGGACTTTGAACTTTTGATTGAGCAGAAAGGAGCCCTCATTATTTACCCTGAATTACCGGTTATTAAGGCCATTCCACTTCAGTTGAATCAATTGTTTTCTAATCTGATTGGAAACTCACTTAAATTTTCAGAGCGGGCACCTATCATCCAACTATTTTCAGAAATACTGCCCCCGGAAAGTGCGAAAATGCACCCCGAATTAAATCCGGACAGGACTTATCTTAAAGTAGTTTTCAAAGACAACGGCATTGGCTTTGAGCAACAGTACGCGGCCCAGATATTTACGATCTTCCACCGTTTAAATGGGCAGAAATCATACAGCGGAACCGGTATTGGACTGGCCTTATGCAAGAAAATTGTTGAAAACCATAAAGGTCACATTTACGCCCAGAGCGCTCCCGGCCAGGGTGCTTCTTTTACAATTTATCTACCTGTCTGA
- a CDS encoding serine hydrolase domain-containing protein produces the protein MKKPLLPLALLLALAAHGQPKPAADDRLPVTYSTTYQAPAFTDPQRPEKIRQVFPIIDSLYRNHALKNNFPGLAFGVVVDGQLVHAGGFGYTDVAKKTAVTPKSGFRIASMTKSVTTMAVLKLRDEGKLRLDDPAHLYIPELKKLRYLTADSPLITVRHLMTHSAGFPEDNPWGDRQLADSPADLTKLIAGGLSLSNAPGVTYEYSNLAFAMLGAIITKVSGKPYQQYINEAIFKPLGMTHTVWEYTKVPANELAHGYRWLDNSWVEEPLLHDGSHGAMGGLITSIEDFSKYMAFHESAWPPRSDAETGPVKRSSVREMQQPWTFHNLTASFKYPSGRACPTASGYGYGLRWTRDCEGRVYVGHTGGLPGFGSQWWIMPEYGIGVVAYGNLTYAGMAPVNWAVLDTLIRTAGLKPRALPVSGILAQRKAELVQLLPNWTNAEQSTIFAENFFPDQSLENRRKGIQALYAKAGTIVRIGELVPENQLRGHFLLEGEKANIDVFFTLTPEVPALIQQLDFKEISK, from the coding sequence ATGAAGAAACCTCTCCTACCCCTCGCCCTCCTTCTTGCCCTGGCGGCCCACGGTCAGCCCAAACCCGCAGCGGACGACCGCCTGCCGGTGACCTACTCGACAACTTACCAAGCCCCGGCTTTTACCGACCCGCAGCGGCCGGAAAAAATCAGGCAGGTTTTCCCGATCATCGACAGCCTGTACCGCAACCACGCCCTCAAAAACAACTTTCCGGGCCTGGCGTTTGGCGTGGTGGTCGACGGGCAACTAGTTCATGCCGGCGGGTTTGGCTACACGGATGTCGCCAAGAAAACCGCCGTGACGCCGAAATCAGGGTTCCGGATTGCGTCGATGACCAAGAGTGTAACGACGATGGCCGTTCTGAAACTGCGCGACGAAGGCAAACTGCGGCTCGATGACCCGGCACACCTCTACATCCCGGAACTCAAAAAACTTCGGTACCTGACGGCCGATTCCCCGCTCATCACCGTTCGTCACCTGATGACGCATTCCGCCGGATTTCCGGAAGACAACCCCTGGGGTGACCGGCAACTGGCCGACAGCCCCGCCGACCTGACGAAGCTCATCGCGGGCGGTCTTTCGCTGTCCAACGCTCCGGGCGTAACGTACGAATACAGCAACCTGGCTTTTGCGATGCTCGGTGCCATCATTACCAAAGTTTCCGGAAAACCGTACCAGCAATACATCAACGAAGCCATTTTCAAACCGCTGGGCATGACGCACACGGTTTGGGAGTACACCAAGGTTCCGGCCAACGAGCTGGCGCACGGGTACCGGTGGCTGGACAACAGCTGGGTGGAAGAACCGCTGCTGCACGACGGTTCGCACGGTGCGATGGGCGGATTGATTACGTCGATTGAAGATTTTAGCAAGTACATGGCTTTTCACGAGTCGGCCTGGCCACCCCGCAGCGACGCCGAAACCGGGCCGGTTAAACGGAGCTCGGTCCGCGAGATGCAACAACCCTGGACGTTTCACAACCTGACGGCCAGCTTCAAATACCCGAGTGGCCGGGCCTGTCCGACGGCCAGCGGTTACGGCTACGGCCTGCGCTGGACCCGCGATTGTGAAGGTCGGGTGTATGTCGGGCATACCGGTGGATTGCCCGGTTTTGGCAGCCAGTGGTGGATCATGCCCGAATACGGAATTGGGGTGGTGGCCTACGGCAACCTGACCTACGCGGGCATGGCGCCGGTCAACTGGGCGGTGCTCGACACCCTGATTCGTACGGCAGGCTTAAAACCGCGCGCCCTGCCCGTTTCCGGCATCCTGGCGCAACGCAAGGCGGAGCTGGTCCAATTGCTGCCGAACTGGACGAACGCGGAACAAAGCACGATTTTTGCGGAGAACTTCTTCCCGGATCAATCCCTCGAAAACCGCCGGAAAGGGATCCAGGCCCTGTACGCCAAGGCCGGAACCATTGTGCGCATTGGCGAACTGGTACCCGAGAATCAGTTGCGGGGTCATTTTCTGCTGGAAGGCGAAAAAGCCAACATCGACGTGTTCTTTACGCTGACGCCCGAGGTGCCGGCGCTGATTCAGCAACTCGATTTTAAAGAAATCAGTAAATAA
- a CDS encoding glycoside hydrolase family 43 protein: protein MKKTLLIAVLLSSTLTAFSQTTKKSSQKTLSGNPVFPGWYADPEAVIFDKKYWIYPTYSAPYNQQVFMDAFSSPDLVNWTKHPRIIDTTAIKWAWRAMWAPAIVEKEGKYYLFFGANDIQDDKKDVGGIGIGVADSPAGPFKDYLGKPLVDKIINGAQPIDQYVFKDKDGQYYLIYGGWRHCNIAKLKDDFTGFVPFPDGTTFKEITPEGYVEGPIMFIRNGKYYFMWSEGGWTGPNYSVAYAVADSPFGPFKRIDKILQQDPTVARGAGHHSVIQVPGKDQWYIVYHRRPLTETDGNHRETCIDRMEFDEKGLIKPVKITVEGVKAQPLR, encoded by the coding sequence ATGAAAAAAACGCTTCTGATTGCAGTGCTGCTGAGTTCAACGCTAACGGCTTTTTCACAAACGACTAAAAAATCGAGCCAGAAAACCCTATCCGGTAACCCCGTTTTTCCGGGCTGGTACGCCGACCCTGAGGCCGTGATTTTCGACAAGAAATACTGGATTTACCCAACCTATTCCGCTCCTTACAACCAACAGGTGTTTATGGACGCCTTTTCGTCGCCCGACCTGGTGAACTGGACCAAACACCCGCGCATCATCGACACGACGGCGATCAAGTGGGCCTGGCGGGCCATGTGGGCACCGGCCATCGTCGAGAAAGAGGGCAAGTATTACCTGTTCTTCGGCGCTAATGACATTCAGGACGATAAAAAAGACGTGGGCGGCATCGGCATCGGCGTGGCCGACAGCCCCGCCGGACCGTTCAAAGATTACCTGGGCAAGCCGCTGGTGGACAAGATCATCAACGGTGCGCAGCCCATCGACCAGTATGTTTTCAAGGACAAAGACGGCCAGTATTACCTGATCTACGGCGGCTGGCGGCACTGCAACATCGCCAAACTGAAGGATGACTTTACGGGTTTTGTGCCGTTTCCGGACGGAACGACCTTCAAGGAAATAACGCCCGAGGGCTACGTTGAAGGGCCAATTATGTTTATCCGCAACGGCAAATATTACTTCATGTGGTCGGAGGGGGGCTGGACCGGCCCGAATTACTCCGTCGCCTACGCCGTGGCCGACTCGCCGTTTGGACCGTTTAAGCGCATCGATAAAATTCTGCAGCAGGACCCCACCGTAGCAAGGGGCGCGGGCCACCATTCGGTTATCCAGGTGCCGGGCAAAGATCAGTGGTACATTGTGTACCACCGCCGTCCGTTGACAGAAACCGACGGCAACCACCGCGAAACCTGCATCGACCGGATGGAATTCGACGAAAAAGGCTTGATCAAGCCGGTGAAAATAACCGTGGAAGGCGTGAAGGCTCAGCCGTTGCGCTAA
- a CDS encoding MFS transporter: MNVRLTTSTKSPGKTRLSVAGFFFISGFGFATWASRIPSLQHQLRLNEAELGAVLFALPMGLILTLPLTGALIGRFSSRIMMLVGAVLLNVILVVLGQVHQTWQLAVVLFCFGAARNQLSISVNAQSIGVQALYERSILTSFHGIWSIAGFAGAALGSVMISANILPAWHFVIVSVALTALALVLFPNSIAEPATPSTARTGFVLPDRSLLKFGMMSFTSMAFEGILYDWSGIYFQKVVHAPKELIAAGFVVFMVAMTLGRFSGDWLVNRFSKKTVLTFSGLFMTTGLLLAVGVPTVFGAGLGFVLVGLGSSCVVPLVMSLASQSKLAGTGSVIAAVSTIAYFGFLIVPPVVGFIAESFNLRWSFGLMSLLGVMMVWLVSRLPDEPN, from the coding sequence AAAACCCGGCTGTCAGTGGCCGGATTTTTCTTTATTTCCGGCTTTGGCTTTGCCACCTGGGCTTCGCGCATTCCGTCGCTGCAACACCAGTTACGGCTGAACGAGGCCGAATTGGGTGCGGTTTTGTTTGCCCTGCCGATGGGCCTCATCCTAACGCTCCCGCTGACCGGTGCGCTCATTGGCCGGTTCAGCAGCCGCATCATGATGCTGGTCGGGGCGGTGTTGCTGAACGTGATTCTGGTGGTACTGGGGCAGGTCCATCAAACCTGGCAACTGGCGGTGGTGTTGTTCTGCTTTGGGGCCGCCCGCAACCAGCTGAGCATTTCCGTCAATGCCCAGTCGATTGGCGTGCAGGCGCTGTACGAGCGGTCGATTCTCACTTCATTTCACGGCATCTGGAGCATCGCGGGCTTTGCGGGGGCGGCTCTGGGATCGGTAATGATTTCGGCCAACATTTTACCAGCCTGGCATTTTGTCATCGTCAGCGTTGCCCTGACGGCCCTCGCCCTCGTCTTGTTTCCCAACTCCATTGCCGAACCTGCCACGCCATCAACGGCCCGCACCGGCTTCGTGCTGCCGGACCGGTCGCTGCTCAAATTCGGGATGATGTCGTTTACGTCGATGGCTTTTGAGGGCATTCTATACGACTGGAGCGGTATTTACTTTCAGAAAGTGGTCCACGCTCCCAAAGAACTCATTGCCGCCGGTTTTGTGGTTTTCATGGTCGCCATGACCCTCGGACGGTTTTCCGGCGACTGGCTGGTCAACCGGTTCAGCAAGAAAACGGTTCTGACTTTCAGCGGCCTTTTCATGACCACCGGCCTTTTGCTGGCGGTCGGGGTGCCGACGGTTTTCGGGGCCGGTTTGGGCTTTGTTCTGGTCGGCCTGGGTTCGTCCTGCGTCGTTCCGCTCGTGATGAGTCTGGCCAGTCAGTCAAAGTTGGCGGGCACGGGCTCGGTCATTGCCGCCGTTTCTACGATTGCCTATTTCGGTTTTCTGATTGTGCCGCCGGTGGTGGGCTTCATTGCCGAATCGTTCAACCTGCGGTGGTCGTTCGGCCTGATGTCGCTGCTGGGCGTGATGATGGTCTGGCTCGTCAGCCGCCTGCCCGACGAGCCAAACTAA